One segment of Candidatus Falkowbacteria bacterium DNA contains the following:
- the argS gene encoding arginine--tRNA ligase has product MYALDRIKHELASELGHLLKANIKAVDFVAPPQEDLGDLSLPCFVLAKELKQNPTEVAKDIAKNFKHKFIKDCSAAGPYLNISLSDVAFNIILANLVKFDANFGFNKNGAAKRVMIEYANQNTHKELHVGHLRNLAYGNAINRILTANGYKVIPVSYINDFGINVAKTIWWLYHKENIEARKILAMGPENKGYFLGQQYAQSVEQIEKNPEQKGEVAEVMKQLESRRGEIYKLWKKTRQWNINQFALAYKELDIKFKTIFYESDFIKEGLKMVNDLKNKKFLIDSEGAVIADLEQYKLGVLVVLRSDGTALYPVADLALAVEKIKRYKLDESLYIVDMRQELYFDQLFKLLELLGYATKFEHLSYDYVKLPSGMISSRSGNIIPYEDLKDMALEKAKAEIAKRHETWTKKQINETARVIAFGALKFEMVKVGSLKQITFDIDTALRFDGFTAAYLQYTYARIQSINHKADKKLKQTKVDWSKLIDKKEKVLIMHLSNFPDTIVLAGDKKDPAEIAKYLFDLAQKTNDYYHAVSVLKADTVTGAARLALLNSVASIIKQGLKLLGIETINEM; this is encoded by the coding sequence ATGTACGCGCTAGATAGAATAAAACATGAGCTAGCGTCCGAGCTCGGACACTTATTAAAAGCTAATATAAAAGCCGTTGATTTTGTGGCGCCACCACAAGAAGATTTAGGTGATTTAAGTTTGCCTTGTTTTGTTTTAGCTAAAGAGCTTAAGCAAAACCCGACGGAAGTTGCTAAAGACATAGCCAAAAATTTTAAACATAAATTTATTAAAGATTGTTCAGCGGCTGGCCCTTATTTGAATATTTCTTTGAGCGATGTTGCTTTTAATATTATTTTAGCTAACTTAGTTAAGTTTGATGCTAATTTTGGTTTTAACAAGAACGGCGCTGCCAAACGCGTCATGATTGAATATGCCAACCAAAACACTCATAAAGAATTGCATGTTGGTCACCTACGTAATTTAGCTTATGGTAATGCAATTAATCGAATTTTAACAGCCAATGGTTATAAAGTAATTCCCGTGTCTTATATAAATGATTTTGGAATTAACGTTGCTAAAACAATTTGGTGGCTTTATCACAAAGAAAATATTGAAGCCAGAAAGATATTAGCTATGGGGCCTGAGAATAAAGGTTATTTCTTGGGTCAGCAATATGCTCAATCAGTTGAACAGATTGAAAAAAATCCTGAGCAAAAAGGTGAAGTAGCGGAAGTTATGAAGCAACTTGAAAGTCGCCGGGGTGAGATTTATAAATTATGGAAGAAAACTAGACAGTGGAATATCAATCAGTTCGCTTTAGCCTATAAAGAGCTAGACATTAAATTCAAAACCATTTTTTATGAAAGTGATTTTATTAAAGAAGGTTTGAAAATGGTTAATGATCTAAAAAATAAGAAATTCTTAATTGATAGCGAAGGAGCTGTAATAGCTGATTTAGAACAGTACAAATTGGGTGTTTTAGTAGTTTTACGCTCTGATGGCACGGCTTTATACCCTGTAGCTGACCTAGCTTTGGCTGTAGAAAAGATAAAACGCTATAAGCTAGATGAATCGCTTTACATTGTTGATATGCGTCAGGAGCTATATTTTGACCAATTATTTAAGTTATTAGAACTATTAGGCTATGCTACTAAATTTGAACATTTGTCATATGACTATGTAAAATTGCCTTCTGGCATGATATCTTCGCGCAGTGGAAATATTATTCCTTATGAAGACTTGAAAGACATGGCTTTAGAAAAAGCTAAAGCTGAAATTGCGAAACGTCATGAAACTTGGACTAAAAAACAAATTAATGAAACTGCGCGCGTGATTGCTTTTGGTGCTTTGAAATTTGAGATGGTTAAAGTCGGATCATTAAAACAAATTACTTTTGATATTGATACAGCTTTACGCTTTGATGGTTTTACGGCCGCTTATTTACAATATACTTATGCTCGTATTCAAAGTATTAATCACAAAGCTGATAAAAAATTAAAACAGACTAAAGTTGATTGGAGTAAATTGATTGATAAGAAAGAAAAAGTTTTAATCATGCATTTAAGCAATTTCCCTGATACTATAGTTTTAGCTGGTGATAAAAAAGATCCAGCAGAAATTGCTAAATATTTATTTGATCTTGCACAGAAGACAAATGATTATTATCATGCCGTTTCGGTTTTGAAAGCTGATACCGTGACCGGCGCCGCACGTTTAGCTCTGTTAAATTCTGTTGCTTCAATTATTAAACAAGGACTTAAGTTGTTAGGCATTGAAACAATTAATGAAATGTAA
- a CDS encoding NUDIX domain-containing protein, whose protein sequence is MPEKDLYQVSLKLILKNDQGEILILKSLDDNGVFSGFYDLPGGRIDDNEFNIDFTDILKREVAEEIGEVKVSIVNKPVALGRAQSHRLNSRGTYSRVLYVFFEADYHAGDITISEEHLAYKWIKLDDVKIEDYFVSGILEGIKMYLDL, encoded by the coding sequence ATGCCAGAGAAAGATTTATATCAAGTTTCATTAAAGTTGATATTAAAAAATGATCAGGGCGAAATCCTTATTTTAAAATCTTTGGATGATAATGGTGTATTTTCAGGGTTTTACGATCTACCTGGCGGAAGGATTGACGACAATGAGTTTAATATTGATTTTACAGATATATTAAAAAGGGAAGTAGCCGAAGAAATTGGTGAAGTGAAAGTTTCGATTGTTAACAAACCAGTTGCTTTGGGTAGAGCACAATCGCACCGACTAAATAGTAGAGGAACCTATTCTCGTGTGTTGTATGTTTTTTTTGAAGCAGACTATCACGCTGGAGATATTACAATAAGTGAGGAGCATCTTGCCTATAAATGGATTAAGTTAGACGATGTAAAAATAGAAGATTATTTTGTTTCAGGAATTTTAGAAGGCATTAAAATGTACTTAGATTTATGA
- a CDS encoding NUDIX domain-containing protein: MIKEKDLYFLAVKVFLENKGKLFISKDRFGDWDLPGGRLLPAEFNTSFEKVLARKIKEELGKNVKYKLGQPIVFMRHERTEILLDGKKSKRRIFAIGYQAKYLGGAIQLGKNHEQSKWLEINKLKPEIYFKGGWLKGIKDYLKKTKK; this comes from the coding sequence ATGATTAAGGAAAAAGATTTATATTTTTTAGCAGTTAAAGTTTTTCTTGAGAATAAGGGGAAGCTTTTTATTTCCAAAGATCGTTTTGGAGATTGGGACTTACCCGGCGGACGATTGTTGCCAGCTGAGTTTAATACATCTTTTGAAAAAGTTTTAGCTAGAAAAATTAAAGAAGAATTAGGAAAAAATGTAAAATATAAGTTAGGTCAGCCAATTGTTTTCATGCGCCATGAGCGTACTGAAATATTGCTTGACGGCAAAAAATCTAAACGTCGCATTTTTGCCATTGGTTATCAAGCAAAATATTTAGGCGGAGCAATTCAATTAGGTAAAAATCATGAACAAAGTAAGTGGTTGGAGATAAATAAATTAAAGCCCGAGATTTATTTTAAGGGCGGGTGGCTTAAAGGAATCAAGGACTATCTTAAAAAGACAAAAAAATAA
- a CDS encoding excinuclease ABC subunit UvrC: MTLDNVKKLNIPTNPGCYQYYNKAGDLIYIGKAVNLRSRVLSYWREGTAHTPAKAKMVKDIAKIMWIEVDSEIEALLLEANLIKKHQPFYNVDLRDDKRFFYVNISLEDEIPGVFLSRKINKSGRYFGPFVSSQALKETLKAVRKIWPYCTMRKIQKKPCFYYQIGRCLGPCGNKVTIKEYNEKVIKPLILFFENKKTKVVKDLEKEKKQLEKLGKLEEAGVIAYRLEQMKRVLENTRVLGVSEKYANDVIELAKILDLPKIPKRIEGYDISNTFGKSAVGSMVVFDNGEADKNEYRKFKITGKYSVDRKKGDVQMLSEIMERRLNNDWPLPDLIIIDGGKQQLNAAGKILKKAKVNITYIGITKGEGLRSSGAPDKIFFPGEAKPLQLPLASPALHLIKRVRDESHRFAITYHRKLRSKKFLA; this comes from the coding sequence ATGACATTAGATAATGTAAAAAAACTTAATATTCCTACAAATCCTGGCTGTTATCAGTATTATAATAAAGCAGGGGATTTGATTTATATTGGCAAGGCAGTTAATTTGCGTAGCCGTGTTTTGTCGTATTGGCGTGAAGGCACAGCCCATACGCCGGCCAAAGCTAAAATGGTTAAAGACATCGCTAAGATTATGTGGATTGAAGTTGATAGTGAAATTGAAGCTCTGTTGTTAGAGGCGAATTTAATTAAAAAACATCAGCCGTTTTATAATGTTGATTTACGCGACGATAAAAGATTTTTTTATGTAAATATTTCTTTAGAAGATGAAATTCCCGGCGTCTTTCTCAGTCGAAAAATCAACAAGTCTGGTCGCTATTTTGGACCTTTTGTTAGCTCACAAGCTTTAAAAGAAACCTTAAAAGCGGTTAGAAAAATTTGGCCATATTGCACGATGAGAAAAATTCAGAAAAAACCATGTTTCTATTATCAGATCGGTCGCTGCCTTGGACCTTGCGGAAATAAAGTTACAATCAAGGAATATAATGAAAAAGTTATTAAGCCTTTGATTTTATTTTTTGAAAATAAGAAAACCAAAGTTGTTAAGGATTTGGAGAAAGAAAAGAAACAACTTGAAAAATTGGGCAAGCTTGAAGAAGCCGGAGTTATTGCTTATCGTTTAGAGCAAATGAAACGCGTATTAGAAAACACACGAGTTTTAGGTGTTAGTGAAAAATACGCCAACGACGTAATTGAGTTAGCAAAAATTTTAGATTTACCAAAAATTCCAAAAAGAATTGAAGGTTATGATATTTCTAATACTTTTGGTAAGAGTGCGGTTGGCTCAATGGTAGTATTTGATAATGGCGAAGCTGATAAAAATGAATATCGTAAATTTAAAATCACTGGTAAGTATTCAGTTGATCGTAAAAAAGGGGACGTGCAAATGCTGAGTGAAATTATGGAACGTCGACTTAATAATGATTGGCCATTGCCTGATTTGATAATTATTGATGGTGGCAAACAGCAACTTAATGCTGCTGGTAAAATTTTAAAAAAAGCCAAAGTAAATATAACTTACATTGGCATAACTAAAGGTGAAGGTTTAAGAAGTTCTGGAGCGCCAGATAAGATTTTTTTTCCAGGGGAAGCTAAACCATTACAGCTACCGTTGGCGTCGCCGGCCTTA